The Rhinopithecus roxellana isolate Shanxi Qingling chromosome 14, ASM756505v1, whole genome shotgun sequence genome includes a window with the following:
- the LOC115893221 gene encoding SOSS complex subunit B2 isoform X1 — translation MNRVNDPLIFIRDIKPGLKNLNVVFIVLEIGRVTKTKDGHEVRSCKVADKTGSITISVWDEIGGLIQPGDIIRLTRGYASMWKGCLTLYTGRGGELQKIGEFCMVYSEVPNFSEPNPDYRGQQNKGAQSEQKNNSTNNNTGTGAFGPVGNGVHTGTESRGHQFSHAGRSNGRGPLNPQLQGTASNQTVMTTISNGRDPRRAFKR, via the coding sequence ATGAATAGGGTCAACGACCCACTTATTTTTATAAGAGATATTAAGCCCGGACTGAAAAACTTAAATGTCGTCTTTATTGTCCTGGAGATAGGACGCGTGACCAAAACCAAAGACGGCCATGAAGTGAGATCGTGCAAAGTAGCAGATAAAACGGGCAGCATCACTATTTCCGTGTGGGATGAGATCGGAGGTCTTATACAGCCAGGGGATATTATTCGGTTGACCAGAGGGTATGCATCCATGTGGAAAGGATGTCTGACACTTTATACTGGAAGGGGTGGTGAACTTCAAAAAATTGGGGAATTTTGTATGGTTTATTCAGAAGTGCCAAATTTCAGTGAACCCAACCCAGATTATCGAGGACAGCAGAACAAAGGGGCACAGAGTGAACAGAAGAATAATTCCACGAATAATAATACGGGTACAGGTGCATTCGGACCAGTGGGAAATGGTGTTCACACTGGCACTGAATCAAGGGGACACCAGTTTTCACATGCTGGCAGAAGCAATGGCCGGGGACCTCTAAATCCACAACTACAAGGAACCGCTAGTAATCAAACAGTGATGACCACAATCAGTAATGGCAGGGACCCTCGGAGAGCCTTTAAAAGATGA
- the LOC115893221 gene encoding SOSS complex subunit B2 isoform X2 translates to MWKGCLTLYTGRGGELQKIGEFCMVYSEVPNFSEPNPDYRGQQNKGAQSEQKNNSTNNNTGTGAFGPVGNGVHTGTESRGHQFSHAGRSNGRGPLNPQLQGTASNQTVMTTISNGRDPRRAFKR, encoded by the coding sequence ATGTGGAAAGGATGTCTGACACTTTATACTGGAAGGGGTGGTGAACTTCAAAAAATTGGGGAATTTTGTATGGTTTATTCAGAAGTGCCAAATTTCAGTGAACCCAACCCAGATTATCGAGGACAGCAGAACAAAGGGGCACAGAGTGAACAGAAGAATAATTCCACGAATAATAATACGGGTACAGGTGCATTCGGACCAGTGGGAAATGGTGTTCACACTGGCACTGAATCAAGGGGACACCAGTTTTCACATGCTGGCAGAAGCAATGGCCGGGGACCTCTAAATCCACAACTACAAGGAACCGCTAGTAATCAAACAGTGATGACCACAATCAGTAATGGCAGGGACCCTCGGAGAGCCTTTAAAAGATGA